The genomic window AAAAATAATTAATTGCAAGAAACAGAGAGCAGAGAATAAAACCCCATCCAATATAATTGTAAACGAGCATCTCAATGAGATAGCGATCGAGCCAGCGCAGGAAAAGAAAATGAATACCCAGGGTAATGGTTCCTCCTGCCAGAATGATCAGGAAAATGATTTCAGGAGGAATGAAGGTGCGGGTGCTCAGCACCGCAATGCCGTAAAGCCCGCCAAAAAAGCCCGTTACAAAAACCCAGAAGGTATAATTGCTGAATTCTCCTTTTTCTACTTTTGCCGGCATACAGTATTTTAAAACTTGATATGAAAAACTCGTTTAAGATCGGAAAAGAATGCTGAAGAACGCCAATTGTAGATATGCCATTGTGGTTGTCATCCTTCTTTTCATTTTACCCGGCTGCAAAGATGAGGCGGATTATAGAGTCATTCTTCATCCAGAGGGTGAGTTTCTTGACTTGCCCGCCAAGCCGCAGCAGGAGCTGCTGGACTATGCCAAAGATGTACTAAGGAAACGCCTCATTACTGCGGGCTTTGCAGCAGAAGATTTCATCATTGCGGAAAAAGACGGGGCGATAGAAATTCAGATTGACAAGCTGGAGGAAGATACCGCCACAGGCTGGCTGGAGCCGTTGCTTACCATCCCCGGAAATTTCCGCATTGTGGAAACGTATCATCATGCCGATGTGATTGGTTCCATCCTCACCGCTGATGCCTACCTGGCGCACTTGCAGGGAGATACCGCGGGCCAGGGACCCTTGTTGAGCAGGATCAAAATGGCCTCCTACCAGCTTGCTGAAGGAGAAGAAATTTCGCCTACTCCCGTTATTGGATTTGCTTTTCCTTCTGACACTGCCAGCATTTTCCGTTCGCTTAAAATTGATTCAGTAAAAGCGATTCTGCCTGCCGCGCTGGAAATCATTCCCGGAGTTACCATATCTGATTCCCTGATTCCGCTCATAGCTGTTCGCAGCCACTACAGGAATGAGGGCCTGCCAGCGCTCACCAAAAATTTTGTGCAAGATCTGAGTATTGGAACCACTGAAGGAGGAGTGGTGGTCATCAATTTACAGTTTAATGAAAATGGCGGGGAATACTTTTATGAGCTTACGATGAATAACTTTAGGAGTTTTATTGGCATCGTGCTGGATGAAACCGTAATTCATTATGCCATGATCCAGGGAGGGATTCCTGAAGGAAAGATCAGCATCATTTCTCCTTACGGCTTTAATCAGACCCGTGCAATTGCCGCTGCAATGCGCATCAGCAGCCTGCCGTTTCCGATGGCTTTCGAGAGAAACATGAGGGAGTGATGCTACCCCCATTACCGAAGCGGTGGTAATACCGCTATAGGAAGTATCAACTCACCATCCACAACCGTTGTGGCAAAACCCCATCTGGAAAGGAGAAAATATTGGCTGAGACGGAACAGTTGCGGTAGCCTCATGTAGGTCCGATTTGTTATCGGACAATTCCACGATAGCGGAATATCAGGACCGGATAAGAGATCGGAGTCATTCAGTCGTGGTAGCTAGCCCGTTGCCGGGCTTGTCCCAATGCAATTGGGACCTACATTAAACCCTTACCACCGCTATTGAAAGCCTCCCGTTGAAACCGGGGGCTATGGATAAAGACTTACAAAAGCAGTCTTGTGCCGGAAGGTGTTTACCTGTAAAAAGTGCGGGCAATCTCCGGCATTGGCAGCAACCAATGGCTGGAGGTACTCACGGGAATGATGATGCTGTTGTGGTGAGGAAAGAAGAGTGCTGTTACTTCTTTTTCTTTGCTGCTGTCGGTGGTTTTGGGGCGGCTTCTGTTTTAGCTTCCGGTTCTTCAGCTATTGTTGCTGTGGCTTCTTCTTTTTTCCGGGGCCTTGATTTTCCATAGCTGCCTCTGAAGGTTTTACCTTTTCTCGTTTTACGATCTCCTCTGCCCATACGTATTTTTTAATGTTGATTTGAATTTCAATATTAAACTAAATACAAATGGAAATGGATAACGTTCGGGATTTACTGTGCCTCTTCTTTCCGGTTGATGCCAATCCGCAGGGAAACAATATGAGAATAAAGCGCTACAGACTGATCGCCAATATCAGTAAAGGCATAATCCAGCGCAAATTGCTGAAACTTAAATCCCACGCCAATACTTGGTTGAAATGTCAGGATTTCTCTTGGATCCTGAAATCCTGTAGCAGAATCTTTATCGGAAGGCAAATTCGTGGTAGTACGCTGGAAATTGGTTACTCCACCGCGCAGGAAGATCAGTTCATTGTAGTCAACCTCAAAACCGAAATGCAGATCAATACTGGAAAAGTCGCTGCGCACCAGCGTGTTTCGTTTTCCGTCAAAAGTAAAATCAGCGCCCAATTCCGCCAGCATGTTGAACTTATCTGAGATCTTCACATCTTTCATAATTCCGGTATTGATCCTCGGTAAAGTGATCTCTGAAGAGTTCACCGGGATCTCGTTTTGCGTAGCCGTAAATACTTCTTTCTCCTCTTCGGTGAAGTTAAAACTCCAGGCATTGAAAGTAGAAGTAATATCCCGGCCCATTGCCCCTACTGTCCAGCCTTCGGCAAAATCATACTGAATGCCTGCATCCAGCCCAAACCCCCACGCAGTGGCAAAAGGTCCGATCCTGCGATGAATCACTTTGGCACTTCCTCCCAGCCTGAGCTTTTCATTGGCCAGCTTACGGGAAAAGGAAAGAGCAAATGAATAATCAACTGCAGAAAATTCAGTAATCCTGTTATAATCAATGGAGCCGTTGGCGTCAATGAGCCGCAACGTGTTGGGGATATTGTCTATCCCGAATCTCACCATGCTGAATCCCAGGTAATTTTTCTCGTCAAGTTTTGTTACCACCGCTCCATAGTCAAACTTGGCAATGCCAGCGAAATATTCACTGTGCATGAGGTAGAGCTGAATATCGTTATCAATGAGGCTGATGCCTGCCGGATTCCAGTATGTAGCAGATGCATCCTTTACAGATGCTGCGGCAGAGTTTCCCATACCGAGCGCCCGGCCTCCCACACCAATGTTCAGAAATTCATTGCTGTATTTTGGTGTACGATCCCTGTCCTGTGCCTTCACTCTGGGTGAAAGAAAAAACAGGCAGGTTGCGGCTAAGATAATGTAGTGTTTTGTGTTCATAAATGCTGAATGTTTAAAACCTCCGGAGTCAGCCTCATTTCAGCCTCTGATAATAACTGGCTGAAAACAGTGTAATATGCTCCTTGAATAACTGGCTGTTTGACGCGTGAAAATATATGGTTTATAGAAGTCGTAAAATCTTTATTGTTTTGATAATTAAAAAGGAATTGGTGTTCCCGGAAGCGTTTAAAGAACTTCCAGAAGCCATCAATATTGCTGAAACCCAGAAAATCCTGCAAGGCGGCCATTTGCTGTTGCGTCACTTTTTCCAGGTCAGTATAATAGAGGGGGAGCAAATCCGGAAATTTCTTCATCAGTATCCGGTCCACGAGCAATTCGAGTAAAATATGGCTTAAGAAAAAGGGCCTGAACGGAAGTTTGTCAAATTGATATTTCTTTAACAGTTCCTTTAGCATTTTTCCCTGGGTATTAAAAAATGAGGACTGATGAAATTTGCGGTCCGACTCCAGGTGAGTGCAGCAACCTTCCGTGAGGAACCGGACCTTTATGGTGGGAGCATCTGCGGCATTAATATGCCTTATGCGCCACTTCCGGTTGAAGGTGGTGAAAAGATCAGGCAGCGATAGCCCGGTATTGAAGAGTGGGTTTTGCAATTGTCGGTCAAAATAATAATGTCCCAGGAAATTCATGGGTGGTCAGGAATAATGAAGCAAAATTAAAGAAGTGGCCTGTACGGAGCGTGAGGGCGATTTGCACAAATGATGCAAACTTCTTCATGCGTAAGCCAAAGCATATTTTTGCACAAAAAGAAGAACTGCTGATGAATCTTGTTGAAGAGTTAAGATGGCGTGGCCTGTTGCAGGATATTATGCCAGGGACAGAGGAACTGCTTGCCAAAGAGCCGGTAACCGGATATATTGGTTTCGATCCTACCAGCCATTCGCTTCATATTGGTAACCTGGTTCCCATTATGCTGCTGATGCATTTGCAGCGACACGGCCACAAGCCGGTAGCGTTGGTAGGTGGCGCCACCGGAATGATTGGTGATCCTTCCGGTAAAAGCGAGGAACGCAACCTGCTTTCCGAAGAAATGCTCCGGAAAAATCAGCAAGGCATTCGCAGCCAGCTTAGCCGGTTCCTGGATTTTGAAAAGGGAGACAACGCTGCAATCCTGGTGAATAATTATGACTGGATGAGCGGTTTTGGGTTCCTGGATTTCCTTCGTGATGTGGGCAAACATCTGAGCGTAAATTATATGATGGCAAAAGATTCGGTGAAAAAGCGGCTGGAAACCGGCATATCTTTCACGGAGTTCAGCTATCAACTGGTACAGGCTTATGATTTTTTGCACCTCTTCCGCACCCAGAACTGCAGCCTCCAGATGGGCGGCTCAGACCAATGGGGAAATATGACGACCGGGGCCGAACTCATCAGGCGAACGATTGGAGGTGAAGCTTTCGCCTTAACCGCACCGCTGGTTACAAAAGCGGATGGTTCCAAGTTTGGGAAGACAGAACAGGGGAATGTATGGCTGGATCCTGAATTGACTTCACCCTACGCTTTTTATCAGTTTTGGATGAATACCTCAGATGAAGATGCGAACCGCTACATCCGCATTTTCACATTTCTTTCGCAAGAAGAAATTGAGAGCCTCGCTTCCGCACATTCCGTGGCACCCCACCAGCGGCTGCTCCAAAGAAAGCTGGCCGAAGAAGTTACCCAACTTGTGCATGGCACAGAGGAGTTGCACCAGGCGCAAAAAGCTACAGAGCTGCTCTTTGGCCGCGGAGGCGCAGAAATGCTTCGTGACCTCAATCCCCGAACTTTGTTTTCCGCGCTGGAGGGAGTTCCGCAATATCAGGTACAGCAACAGCAGATTTCAGGGGGCATTTCTATTACCGATCTTCTCACGGATCTTTCCACTATTTTTCCTTCAAAAGGTGAGGCCAGGCGATTTATTAAAAATGGAGGTTTGATCCTGAACAAAGAAAAAATTAATGACCCTGAAATGCAGGTGAATGAAGCACATTTTATCCAGAACAGTTATGTAATGGTGCAGAAAGGCAAGAAGAACTATTTCCTGATCCGCCTGAATTAATGCACCATCTTTGTAAAAATGGCTTCAACATTTAAATAATATCACTATCCATTATGCATAAATTTCCTTTTCTGCTGCTGTTCATTTTGATGGCTGCCACATTTAATCTTAAAGCACAAACAGATTGCGCTATTCCGCTTGATGCGGATGATAATACCTTTAAATATGGTGAGGTTGTAGAGGTAGCTGGCGTGAATAAAGATGAGCTTTTTGAACGTGCAATGGCCTGGATCAAAAATGAATATGTGAATGCTGCCAATAAACTGGATGCAGACGCGAAGGAAAAAGGAGTTATAGACCTGGATGGACGGTTCAGGGTGGAGGAAAGAAACTCCAAGGGAAAACGGCAAGGCGATATGATCGTTGAATACAGGCTTAACATCCTGTTTAAGGATGGCCGCTATAAATATGAGTTCTATAAGTTTCACCTGAACAAAGGTTATTTTTTCGCACTTGAACGCTGGCTGGATCCGAACGTAACCGAAGCCGGAACAAAGACTGAAGAATGCGAGCAGGTGAATGATCACATTCTGGAAAAGATCGCGGCCATGAAGGAGGCTATAGCCAATCCGGAAGTTGAAGAGGAGGAGGAATGGTAATCATTCCTTCAAACCGGCATTTTCAGTATATTACTTATTCTTACTATTGTTAAATGAAAAAGCTCCTCCCGTGGCTGGTTCTGCCGTTACTCTTCATCTGTGTTTCATCTTTTGCACAGAATTATAAAGACACCCAAACGTCTTCGCCCCGGGCCAGGCAACTCTATCTTAAAGCGGTATCCTATTTCCTGAAGCATCAAACCACGGAAGCTGAGATCCTGCTGAAAAAGGCCATCGTTGAAGATTCAGCTTATGCAGATGCACGAATGCTGCTCGCTGATATTTATCATAAAAATGGACAATACGAGGAAGAAAAGGATCAACTGCGAACCCTCAACCGGATGCAACCGGATTTTGCAGACGCCTACCTCAATCTGGGAGTGGCACTTTACCATGATGCGGAATATGAGGAAGCCGTAACGGCACTGGAGAATTTCATCAGCAAAAAGAATCAGGACAGCCGTTTTATTCCGGTAGCCAAAAGAAGACTGGAGGAAGCGCAATTCAGTGCAGACCAGGTGAAAAACCCGGTACCATTCAAGCCGGAAAATTTAGGACCTGGCGTCAACACGGAAATGGATGAATACTGGCCGGCAGTTACGGCAGATGAAAAAACGCTATTCTTTACACGGTTAAAGCCAATGGAATCAGATGCCGGAGGGATGTTTCAACAGGAGGATATTTACATCAGCCAATTCAATAATGGGAAATGGGATAAATCGCAGTTCCCGCCCGGCAGCCTGAATTCACAGGATAATGAAGGAGCCATCACTATTTCACCTGATGGAAAGTGGTTGATCTTTACAGGCTGCAACAGGCGCGATGGAATGGGCCGCTGCGATTTCTATATAAGCAAGCTGCAACATGGCGCCTGGACGCAACCACGAAATATGGGTACTTCTCTGAACACGCGTGATATGGAAACCCAGCCATCCCTCTCTTTCGATGGCCGCACGTTGTATTTCAGCAGCAACCGGCCTGGCGGCAAGGGTGGGTTGGATCTCTGGAAAAGTGATTTCGATCCGGAAGAGGGCTGGCAGGAACCGGTAAACCTGGGAGATGAAGTGAACACTGAAGATGACGAGCAGTCACCTTTTATTCATCACGATAATAAAACACTTTACTTTTCCTCCCGCGGCCATATTGGCCTCGGCCAGGCAGATCTTTACAAATCTGAATTGCAGGAAAACGGAATGTTCGGGAATGTGACAAACCTCGGGTATCCTATTAATACCAATAAGGATGAGATCAGCATTTTCGTTACCAGCAGGGGAGACAAGGCGTTTATTTCATCGCAAGCCAACAGCCTGGGCGGGCGCGATATTTTCTCCTTCGACCTTTATGAAGAAGTGCGGCCGGAACTGGTAACCTATCTGAAAGGAATGGTGTATGATCTGGAGACCAAAAAACCCATATCGGCAAAGGTTGAACTCCTGGATGTAAACACAGGTGAGCCAATAATTGAAGGCTATAGCGATGAACAAACCGGAGTGCTGCTGGCGCTGCCGGGAAACCGGAATTATGCGCTTCATGTATCAAAAGAAGGATACCTTTTTTACAGTGATCACCTTGCCCTGAAAAACTATAAGTCTCCAGAGCCTTATGAGCGTGATATTAATCTGAGCAAAATAAAGGAGGGTGAGAAGATCGTCCTTCGAAATATTTTCTATGATGTGGATTCATTTAATCTGGAGGAAAAATCCCGGACGGAACTTCAGTTGCTCATTGGCTTTCTGAAGGAGAATCCAAACCTGCGGATAGAGATCAGTGGTCATACGGATAGCGATGGTTCTGCCCCTTATAATCAAACGCTCTCTGACAAACGCGCGAAGTCCGTGCTCGATTATCTTGTTCGCGAGGGCGGAATCAGAGAAGAGCGATTGGTCTCCATCGGGTTTGGCGAATCCAAACCTATGGCAGAAAACACAACGGAAGAAGGGAAAGCCCTGAACCGAAGAACGGAGTTGAAAATCATTTCGCTCTGATCCAGGATTCGCTCCTTGATAATGTATTTTTAATTATTGATATAGAATTTAATTGTTTATTAAAAATTGCTTATTAAATTATATATTTTTATACACTGATCGCTGTTTATATTTAACATTATTTTTATAAATTAACCGGACACATTTTAATTAAACAATATTCCGGAGAAGAATTTTACCTCAAAAGCCAAGAAGCCTGAACTGAGCAGAGACGACTATTCCGCAGGAGTTGTCTGAATATAATTACTCCGTTTATTTTTTGGAGAAAGACTAATCCCTGGATCCTTCATTCAGATATCAGGAGTGCTAAAGCTTCAACTTTTCCGGGGCCTGAAAAAAAGAGCGAATAAGAACAAAGTGCTCCCGGAAGTTATTAAACAGGTTGAAAACATTCACATTTTACTTGCTTATTAATAACATATACAAAGGAATATCGAGGCCGAATGAAAAAAATTAAAGCGGCAATAATAGATCTGGATGGAGTTATTACCCAAACTGCGACAACTCATGCAATGGCCTGGAAGCAGATGTTTGATGCTTATAATCAAAAGCGCAAAGAAAAGGGCGAAATGCCCTACCGGGAATTTTCCATCGAGGAGGATTATTTCGAGTATCTGGACGGGATGCCGCGCTATGACGGTGTAAAGAATTTCCTGCAGTCGCGGAATATTTCTCTGCCGTGGGGAAATGCAGTTGATGATCCTGATAAAGAAACAATTTGCGGGCTTGGAAACTGGAAGAATGTGCTTTTTAATGAACTGCTCAAAAAAGGAGAGGTGAAGATATTCGAGAAAAATGTGGCAAAGCTCCGCGAATGGAAGGCAGCCGGAATACGCCTGGCTGTGATCTCCTCCAGCACAAATTGCCGTCAGGTACTTGAACTGACAGGGCTTGAGTCAATCTTTGAAGCAAGGGTTGATGGGGTGGTTTCTGAAGAAAGAAAGCTGAAGGGAAAGCCCGCACCGGATATTTTCCTGGAGGCAGCTAAAGAATTAAATACCAGACCTGATGAAGCCCTGATCGTAGAAGATTCGCGGGCAGGTGTGGAGGCGGGCAGGAAAGGCGGATTTCAGCGAGTGATCGGCATTGGCGGAAAAGAGCAAATGGAGATCATGAAAAAACTTGGCGCCACCGAGGTAGTAGAAAGCCTGGAGCAGCTAGACATCAACAAGCGGTCACAAAAGGCTCCGGAAGATTTGCCCTCTGCCCTTGAGAATTTTGACCGGCTGGCTGGAGGGATAGGAAATGAAGGGGTAGTCCTTTGTCTGGATTACGATGGTACCCTGACCCCGATCGTAGCTGATTACACAAAAGCCATTATTTCGGATAAAATGCGGGAGCAGGTGCGAAAAGCTGCGGCCGCTTTTCCTGTGGCAATTATCAGTGGCCGGGATATATTTTTTATTAAGGAAAAGGTAAACCTGGATGGAATTTTTTATGCGGGAAGCCACGGGTTTGAAATCGAAGGACCGGATAATTTTCGCCATGAACTAAAGGAAGCTGAGGCATTGCTCCCCGTTCTTGACGATATAGAGAATAAATTAAACCAGGAACTCAAGCAATTTAAAGGAGTAAAAATTGAACGGAAAAAATATGCGCTGGCCGTGCATTATCGCAATGCATCTGAAGCCGATGTGCCTGCAGTAAATTTAATTATTGACAAGGTTTTATCATTAAATAATAAAATAGAAAAAGGACGGGGGAAAAAAGTAATTGAATTAAAACCTAGAATTAAATGGAATAAAGGCAAGGCCGTAGAAATGATAGCCAAACAGCTCGGAGCAGAAATGATAATATATATTGGTGATGACGTTACGGATGAGGATGCTTTTCGCAGCATTACGAATGGCGTGGGAATATTGGCAGGCACGCATGATGAACCTTTTACGGCTGCAGATTACAGCCTCCGCGATGTGGATGAGGTTCAGGAATTTTTGAAGAAGCTTTCAGAAAACCTGTAACTGATATTAAAATTAAAATAATGGAACCTTGCTGGAAAGTGACATACAACGACTATGAGCCGGAGCAGGAAGGATTGAGAGAGGCGCTTTGTACGCTGGGCAATGGCTATTTCGCTACCCGTGGCGCACACGAAGAGAGCCGTGATGACCAGATCCATTATCCGGGAATGTATCTGGCCAGAGGTTATAACCGCCTCAAGTCAGAAATTTCAGGGAAGGTTATTGAAAATGAAGACCTCGTGAACTGGCCCAACTGGCTGGTTTTAAAGTTCAAACCTGAAAACGGGGAATGGATGCGCCTTGATGAGGTGGAAGTATTGGAATACCGGCAGACGCTAAACCTACGGGAGGGCATACTGGAGCGGTATATACATATAAAGGATAACGCAGGCCGCGAAACCATGATCGAAAGCAAGCGCCTAGTACACGGAAAATTCCAACATCTGGCGGCTATTCAATGGAAACTTACGCCAAAGAATTGGTCAGGAAACATCATCCTGCATTCTGCGCTGGACGGATCGGTAACCAACAATGGAGTGGCGCGCTACCGTGAATTACAAAGCCGGCACTTGAAAACACTGAAGCTGGGAACTTTTGAAGAGGAGGGGATTTTTCTCAAAACGCAGACCCTCCAGTCAGAAATCGTAATGGCGCAGGCGGCAAAAGTGCGGGTGGAGTTTGCACAGGAAATTCCTGCTGTAACCCGCGAATCCATTCAGGAGGAGGATTACATAGCCCACGAACTGAAGTTTTATGCCGCAGAGAATCAGGAGGTGATCATAGAGAAGGTCGTTGCGATTTACACTTCCCGCGACTATGCCATATCCGATCCGCTCACCGAAGCCACGACAGCCGTTTTGCGGGCTGGCTCGTTTGATGAATTAATGCAATGTCAGCGCAATGCATGGACAGAGATATGGGATCGTGTGGATACGCGGATTCTTAGCGGACATGAGGAGGAGCAGATCGTATTACGATTGCACATTTTCCATTTGATGCAAACGGTCTCAATATTTTCGGCAGATCTGGATGTGGGTGTACCGGCCCGTGGGTGGCATGGAGAAGCTTACCGGGGCCACATCTTTTGGGATGAGCTCTTCATCTTTCCTTTCCTTACCTGGAGCATGCCCGAACTAACGCGCTCGCTGCTGATGTACCGTTTCCGCAGGCTGCCGGAAGCCCGGTGCAATGCGGAGGAAAACGGCTATGCAGGCGCCTTGTTCCCCTGGCAGAGCGGAAGCAACGGGCGGGAGGAGAGCCAGAAAATCCATCTTAATCCAGAATCAGGAAACTGGATCCCGGATGATTCCCAGCTTCAACAGCACCTTAATGCAGCCATCGCCTTCAACGTATGGCATTACTTCAGTATCACAAATGACCTGGAATTCCTCCATTTTTTCGGGGCCGAACTCATGCTGGACATAGCGAAGTTTTGGGCAGCCAAAGCCACCTGGAGTGAGGAAAAGGAGAAGTTTGAGATCAGGAAAGTAGTGGGGCCGGACGAATATCACACCGCGTATCCCGGCAGCAACGAGCCCGGTATTGACAACAACGCCTACACCAACGTGATGGCGATATGGTCATTGGAACATGCCGGAAAAGTGCTGGAGCTTCTGGATGTCAGGCGGAGAGAAGAATTAATGGCGCATCTTGAATTAAACGGAGAAGACCTTCAGCGCTGGGATAAAATAAGCCGGAATATGTTCATTCCTTTTTTGGAAGAAAATAAGATCTTAAACCAGTTTGAAGGATTTGAAAAACTTGAGGAACTGGACTGGGATCATTATCATAAAAAATATGGAAAAGTATTGCGCCTCGATCGCATCATGGAAAAAGAGGGAGATGACGTAAATAAATACAAAGCCACCAAGCAGGCCGATGTTTTAATGTTGTTTTACTTGTTTTCAGCGAAGGAATTGACAGCGTTGATTAATCGCAATGGTTATGATTTCGATCCCCGGAATATTCCCGCAAACATTACCTATTATGAAAGCCGGGCGGCTCATGGCTCCACGCTCAGCAAATTGGTGCATTCTTGGGTTCTGGCCCGTTCTGACCGCGGCAAGTCATGGCTCAACTTCCGTCAGGCCCTGATGAGTGATTTTCAGGATGTTCAGGGTGGCACTACGGCTGAGGGTATCCATCTTGGCGCAATGGCCGGTACCATAGATCTGGTGCAGCGTGGCTACATGGGCCTCGAAATGCGCAATGATAAATTGTGGCTAAATCCGCAACTCCCCGATGAACTCACCCTCATTGAATACACCTTGCGCTACCGTGGGTTCTGGATAAAAGTACAACTCAATACAACTGAACTTACCCTGACCTGCCAGGGCAGTTGGTACAATCATACCCTGGAAATTATGGTAAAAGAACAGCCTTTCAGTCTCACTGCCGGAGAAACAAAAACCTTCAGCCTCGCGCACGATGCAGCAGAAGAAGTGAGGTAAATTCTGACCCGTTTTTTCTTACCTGCTTTGTCATCAGATGTCATATTTTCGGGCCGTTTTTTACACCCGCTTAACAAGGCGTATAACGCAATATATAGATGAAAGATCTGCTGGAGATGGTGAAGGAGAAGAATCCGCATGAAAATGAATTTCACCAGGCTGTAGAGGAACTGCTGGAATCAATTCACCCGGTGCTTGGAAAAGAAAAGAAATATCGTGATCAAAAGATATTTGAACGGATCGTGGAGCCCGAACGGGTCATTATGTTCAGGGTTCCCTGGAGTGATGATAAAGGCGAGATTCATATTAACCGCGGATTCCGTGTACAGATGAACAGTGCCCTCGGTCCCTTCAAAGGGGGATTGCGCTTTCATCCGTCCGTAAAGCTTGATACGATAAAGTTCCTGGCATTTGAGCAGATATTTAAGAATGCGCTTACCACGCTGCCCCTTGGTGCAGGAAAAGGAGGGGCTGATTTCGATCCAAAAGGAAAATCGGACATGGAGGTGATGCGTTTCTGCCAGTCCTTTATGAATGAATTATACCGCCACATTGGCAATGACACTGATATTCCGGCTGGCGACATTGGCGTGGGGCTGAGGGAAATAGGATTCCTTTTTGGCAAATACAAGAAGATCAGAAATGAGTTTACCGGAGTGCTCACCGGCAAAGGCATGAGTTGGGGCGGAAGCCTCATTCGCCCTGAAGCCACCGGATATGGCGCTGCATACTTTGCGGCTGATATGCTGGAAGTTCATAGTGACTCGCTGAAGGACAAGAGTTGCCTGGTGAGCGGTGCCGGAAACGTTGCCCAGTATTGTGCTGAAAAACTGATAGACATGGGTGCACGGGTAATTACATTTTCTGATTCTGCCGGCTACATATATGATGGGGAAGGCATTGATAAGGAGAAATTGAATTTCGTAATGGATCTCAAAAATGAACGAAGAGGGCGGATTGAGGAATACGTTGAAAAATATCCGCAGGCGGAATATTTTGAAACCGACACGGACAAGGATGGAAATCCGATGTGGGATATAAAGGCAGATTGTGCCTTCCCCTGCGCTACGCAAAATGAGATTGGAAAGAAGGATGCGCAAAACCTGTTAAGAAATAAAGTGAAGTTGGTATCAGAGGGCGCCAACATGCCTTGTACGCCAGAGGCGGTTTCCATATTTCAGGATGCCGGAATTCTCTTTGCTCCCGGCAAAGCGGCCAATGCAGGAGGTGTGGCAGTTTCAGGATTGGAAATGG from Bacteroidia bacterium includes these protein-coding regions:
- a CDS encoding PorV/PorQ family protein produces the protein MNTKHYIILAATCLFFLSPRVKAQDRDRTPKYSNEFLNIGVGGRALGMGNSAAASVKDASATYWNPAGISLIDNDIQLYLMHSEYFAGIAKFDYGAVVTKLDEKNYLGFSMVRFGIDNIPNTLRLIDANGSIDYNRITEFSAVDYSFALSFSRKLANEKLRLGGSAKVIHRRIGPFATAWGFGLDAGIQYDFAEGWTVGAMGRDITSTFNAWSFNFTEEEKEVFTATQNEIPVNSSEITLPRINTGIMKDVKISDKFNMLAELGADFTFDGKRNTLVRSDFSSIDLHFGFEVDYNELIFLRGGVTNFQRTTTNLPSDKDSATGFQDPREILTFQPSIGVGFKFQQFALDYAFTDIGDQSVALYSHIVSLRIGINRKEEAQ
- the tyrS gene encoding tyrosine--tRNA ligase; translation: MNLVEELRWRGLLQDIMPGTEELLAKEPVTGYIGFDPTSHSLHIGNLVPIMLLMHLQRHGHKPVALVGGATGMIGDPSGKSEERNLLSEEMLRKNQQGIRSQLSRFLDFEKGDNAAILVNNYDWMSGFGFLDFLRDVGKHLSVNYMMAKDSVKKRLETGISFTEFSYQLVQAYDFLHLFRTQNCSLQMGGSDQWGNMTTGAELIRRTIGGEAFALTAPLVTKADGSKFGKTEQGNVWLDPELTSPYAFYQFWMNTSDEDANRYIRIFTFLSQEEIESLASAHSVAPHQRLLQRKLAEEVTQLVHGTEELHQAQKATELLFGRGGAEMLRDLNPRTLFSALEGVPQYQVQQQQISGGISITDLLTDLSTIFPSKGEARRFIKNGGLILNKEKINDPEMQVNEAHFIQNSYVMVQKGKKNYFLIRLN
- a CDS encoding DUF4468 domain-containing protein — encoded protein: MHKFPFLLLFILMAATFNLKAQTDCAIPLDADDNTFKYGEVVEVAGVNKDELFERAMAWIKNEYVNAANKLDADAKEKGVIDLDGRFRVEERNSKGKRQGDMIVEYRLNILFKDGRYKYEFYKFHLNKGYFFALERWLDPNVTEAGTKTEECEQVNDHILEKIAAMKEAIANPEVEEEEEW
- a CDS encoding OmpA family protein; amino-acid sequence: MKKLLPWLVLPLLFICVSSFAQNYKDTQTSSPRARQLYLKAVSYFLKHQTTEAEILLKKAIVEDSAYADARMLLADIYHKNGQYEEEKDQLRTLNRMQPDFADAYLNLGVALYHDAEYEEAVTALENFISKKNQDSRFIPVAKRRLEEAQFSADQVKNPVPFKPENLGPGVNTEMDEYWPAVTADEKTLFFTRLKPMESDAGGMFQQEDIYISQFNNGKWDKSQFPPGSLNSQDNEGAITISPDGKWLIFTGCNRRDGMGRCDFYISKLQHGAWTQPRNMGTSLNTRDMETQPSLSFDGRTLYFSSNRPGGKGGLDLWKSDFDPEEGWQEPVNLGDEVNTEDDEQSPFIHHDNKTLYFSSRGHIGLGQADLYKSELQENGMFGNVTNLGYPINTNKDEISIFVTSRGDKAFISSQANSLGGRDIFSFDLYEEVRPELVTYLKGMVYDLETKKPISAKVELLDVNTGEPIIEGYSDEQTGVLLALPGNRNYALHVSKEGYLFYSDHLALKNYKSPEPYERDINLSKIKEGEKIVLRNIFYDVDSFNLEEKSRTELQLLIGFLKENPNLRIEISGHTDSDGSAPYNQTLSDKRAKSVLDYLVREGGIREERLVSIGFGESKPMAENTTEEGKALNRRTELKIISL
- the otsB gene encoding trehalose-phosphatase; amino-acid sequence: MKKIKAAIIDLDGVITQTATTHAMAWKQMFDAYNQKRKEKGEMPYREFSIEEDYFEYLDGMPRYDGVKNFLQSRNISLPWGNAVDDPDKETICGLGNWKNVLFNELLKKGEVKIFEKNVAKLREWKAAGIRLAVISSSTNCRQVLELTGLESIFEARVDGVVSEERKLKGKPAPDIFLEAAKELNTRPDEALIVEDSRAGVEAGRKGGFQRVIGIGGKEQMEIMKKLGATEVVESLEQLDINKRSQKAPEDLPSALENFDRLAGGIGNEGVVLCLDYDGTLTPIVADYTKAIISDKMREQVRKAAAAFPVAIISGRDIFFIKEKVNLDGIFYAGSHGFEIEGPDNFRHELKEAEALLPVLDDIENKLNQELKQFKGVKIERKKYALAVHYRNASEADVPAVNLIIDKVLSLNNKIEKGRGKKVIELKPRIKWNKGKAVEMIAKQLGAEMIIYIGDDVTDEDAFRSITNGVGILAGTHDEPFTAADYSLRDVDEVQEFLKKLSENL